A single window of Leptolyngbya ohadii IS1 DNA harbors:
- a CDS encoding class I SAM-dependent methyltransferase — MSESQYVFTDARYAEELERLQAIERVFDPATQKRIEATGIAAGWRCLEVGAGAGSITQWMAAIVGDTGQIVVIDLDTRFVASLESSNTEILKADIRHLPLQNHFFDLIHARYVLIHLPDFEVALMRMLDLLKPGGWLVLEEPDFAAARAIVGEDRVCLSADRVNCAILKMFEQRGMQGDLGARLPALLRKHGIQQLTVENDAPLSCGGSGIAIVMKKSAMQLADKYIATGAATQEDIEQYCQFAEDPETWGIYYATVGIIARKSPGTTEP; from the coding sequence GTGTCTGAATCACAATACGTTTTCACGGATGCCCGATACGCGGAGGAACTGGAGCGCCTCCAGGCGATCGAACGAGTCTTTGACCCAGCAACACAGAAGCGCATCGAAGCAACAGGAATAGCCGCTGGATGGCGATGTCTGGAAGTTGGGGCGGGAGCAGGTTCAATCACGCAGTGGATGGCAGCGATCGTGGGCGATACGGGTCAGATTGTGGTGATCGATCTAGATACTCGGTTTGTTGCCAGCCTTGAGTCTTCTAACACTGAAATTTTGAAAGCAGACATCCGGCATCTACCGCTTCAAAATCATTTCTTTGATTTGATTCATGCCCGCTACGTGCTCATTCATTTACCGGACTTTGAAGTGGCACTGATGCGAATGCTGGATCTGCTGAAGCCGGGAGGATGGCTTGTCCTGGAAGAACCAGACTTTGCTGCCGCAAGAGCGATCGTTGGAGAAGATAGGGTTTGTCTGTCAGCCGATCGCGTCAATTGTGCCATTCTAAAAATGTTTGAGCAGCGGGGGATGCAGGGCGATCTGGGGGCAAGACTGCCTGCCCTATTACGAAAGCACGGTATCCAGCAGTTAACCGTTGAGAACGATGCTCCGCTGTCCTGTGGCGGATCGGGAATTGCGATCGTCATGAAAAAGTCTGCGATGCAGCTGGCGGACAAGTATATTGCCACCGGAGCGGCAACCCAGGAGGACATTGAGCAGTATTGCCAGTTTGCAGAAGACCCGGAAACCTGGGGAATTTACTACGCCACAGTCGGCATCATTGCAAGGAAAAGTCCAGGTACTACTGAACCCTAA
- the puuE gene encoding allantoinase PuuE, whose protein sequence is MTNSYPREYPRDLVGYGRKPPHPQWQNQARIAVQFVINYEEGGENCILHGDPASEAFLSESIGATPLMGVRNMNIESVYEYGSRAGFWRLYRMFTDRGLPVTIYGIAMALERNPEAVAAMLEADWEIASHGYRWIDYQYFGEEAEREHLHKAIEIHTRVTGSRPLGWYTGRISPNTRKLVVEAGGFIYDSDSYADDLPYWNYEYGKPHLIIPYTLDANDMRFGTLQGFNSGDQFFAYLRDAFDTLYAEGETAPKMMNIGLHCRLVGRPGRAAALARFLDYVQKHDRVWVCRRIDIARHWHEKHPPILGK, encoded by the coding sequence ATGACAAATTCCTATCCCAGAGAATATCCCAGAGATCTGGTGGGCTACGGGCGTAAGCCTCCCCATCCCCAGTGGCAGAATCAAGCCCGAATTGCCGTTCAGTTTGTGATCAACTACGAGGAGGGCGGCGAAAACTGCATTCTACACGGCGACCCAGCTTCCGAGGCATTTCTGTCGGAGTCGATCGGCGCAACGCCCCTGATGGGAGTTCGCAACATGAATATTGAGTCGGTCTATGAGTATGGCAGTCGGGCGGGGTTCTGGCGGCTGTACCGGATGTTTACCGATCGCGGTTTGCCCGTCACAATTTACGGAATCGCAATGGCACTGGAGCGCAACCCCGAAGCAGTTGCAGCCATGCTGGAGGCAGACTGGGAAATTGCCAGCCACGGCTATCGCTGGATTGACTATCAGTATTTTGGGGAGGAGGCGGAGCGGGAGCATCTTCACAAGGCGATCGAGATTCACACCCGCGTCACAGGCAGTCGTCCGTTGGGCTGGTACACAGGGCGAATCAGTCCTAATACAAGAAAATTAGTCGTAGAGGCAGGCGGATTTATCTACGATTCAGACAGCTACGCCGACGATTTGCCCTACTGGAACTACGAGTACGGCAAGCCTCATCTGATCATTCCCTATACGCTGGACGCCAACGACATGCGGTTTGGTACGCTTCAGGGCTTCAATTCCGGCGATCAGTTTTTTGCCTACCTGCGCGATGCCTTCGATACCCTCTACGCCGAGGGAGAAACCGCCCCAAAAATGATGAATATTGGGCTTCACTGCCGTCTAGTCGGTAGACCGGGACGCGCCGCAGCCCTGGCAAGATTCCTGGACTATGTGCAGAAGCACGATCGCGTTTGGGTGTGTCGTCGGATTGATATTGCGCGGCATTGGCATGAGAAGCATCCGCCGATTTTAGGGAAGTAG
- a CDS encoding GNAT family N-acetyltransferase — MNCVYKGFRVRDWRGGDRQIAAGLIASVLAEYGLGNEPDGADQDVLNVEQAYWETGGQFWVVEQDGRLVGTAGFYPIARGNHAVEIRKMYLLPEVRGQGLGRFLLKALEETIASLGYREIWIETASVLKEAVQLYENSGYEPTTGVETARCDRVYVKAIGEAAIQ; from the coding sequence ATGAACTGTGTCTATAAGGGGTTTCGGGTGCGGGATTGGCGGGGGGGCGATCGTCAGATTGCGGCGGGTCTGATTGCTTCGGTGCTGGCAGAGTATGGGCTGGGCAATGAGCCAGACGGGGCGGATCAGGATGTGCTGAACGTGGAGCAAGCCTACTGGGAAACGGGAGGGCAGTTCTGGGTGGTGGAGCAGGATGGGCGTCTTGTCGGGACGGCGGGCTTTTATCCAATTGCCAGGGGTAATCATGCCGTTGAGATTCGCAAGATGTATCTCTTGCCGGAGGTGCGAGGGCAGGGTCTCGGACGATTTTTACTGAAGGCGTTGGAGGAGACGATCGCTTCTCTGGGCTACCGGGAGATCTGGATTGAAACGGCAAGTGTACTGAAGGAGGCGGTTCAGCTTTATGAAAACAGCGGCTACGAGCCAACAACGGGGGTAGAAACGGCACGGTGCGATCGGGTTTATGTAAAGGCGATCGGCGAAGCAGCCATACAATAA
- the ribD gene encoding bifunctional diaminohydroxyphosphoribosylaminopyrimidine deaminase/5-amino-6-(5-phosphoribosylamino)uracil reductase RibD: protein MPQDPLENNLLFHNTSDLPDRHTGNLPDRSNPDQFNSFDRQMMQRCLDLAKQARGQTAPNPMVGAIVVQGGEIVGEGFHPGAGQPHAEVFALKAAGDRAEGATVYVSLEPCSHFGRTPPCADALIAAKVSRVVVGMIDPNPKVSGAGVDRLRNAGIEVVVGVEESACRELNEAFIYRILHQRPLGILKYAMTLDGKIATTTGHSAWITKPESRKLVHGWRSGCDAVIIGGNTVRQDNPLLTSHGQGHNPLRVVMSRSLDLSQGAQLWNVADTPTVVFTVAGARPEFQKFLLDRGVEVVELADLTPAAVMTNLSDRGFLSVLWECGGTLAAAAIQDGSVQKILAFIAPKIIGGATAPSPIGDLGLERMTEAIELEEVKWRSIGSDLLLEGTIRRSQPESDTGE from the coding sequence ATGCCCCAAGACCCCCTCGAAAACAATTTGCTGTTTCATAATACAAGCGATCTGCCCGATCGACACACAGGTAATTTGCCCGATCGATCTAACCCTGATCAATTTAATTCCTTCGATCGCCAGATGATGCAGCGATGCCTGGATCTGGCAAAACAGGCAAGGGGACAAACCGCACCGAATCCAATGGTGGGGGCGATCGTCGTTCAGGGCGGGGAGATTGTTGGGGAAGGATTCCATCCCGGTGCAGGACAACCCCACGCGGAAGTCTTTGCCCTGAAAGCCGCAGGCGATCGAGCGGAGGGAGCCACCGTTTATGTCAGCCTAGAGCCTTGCAGCCACTTTGGACGGACTCCTCCCTGTGCTGATGCTCTAATTGCCGCAAAGGTGAGTCGAGTCGTGGTGGGCATGATTGACCCAAATCCCAAAGTCTCTGGGGCGGGCGTCGATCGTCTGCGGAATGCCGGAATCGAGGTGGTGGTGGGGGTTGAGGAATCCGCCTGTCGCGAACTGAATGAGGCATTTATCTACCGGATTTTGCATCAGCGACCGTTGGGCATCCTTAAATACGCGATGACGCTAGATGGCAAGATTGCTACCACAACCGGGCATAGTGCCTGGATCACCAAGCCGGAATCCCGAAAATTAGTGCATGGCTGGCGATCGGGCTGCGATGCGGTGATTATTGGCGGCAATACGGTGCGGCAGGATAACCCTTTACTCACCAGTCACGGACAGGGACACAATCCGTTACGGGTGGTGATGAGCCGATCGCTCGATTTGTCCCAGGGGGCACAGCTCTGGAATGTGGCAGATACGCCCACCGTTGTCTTTACCGTAGCGGGAGCCAGACCAGAGTTTCAGAAATTTCTGCTCGATCGCGGCGTCGAAGTGGTGGAACTTGCAGACCTTACGCCTGCGGCAGTGATGACAAACCTATCCGATCGCGGCTTTCTGTCCGTCCTGTGGGAATGTGGCGGTACATTGGCGGCAGCGGCAATCCAAGATGGTTCAGTGCAAAAAATTCTTGCCTTTATCGCGCCCAAGATTATTGGCGGTGCGACTGCTCCCTCTCCGATTGGGGATTTAGGGCTGGAGCGAATGACAGAGGCGATCGAGTTAGAGGAAGTGAAATGGCGATCGATTGGCTCGGATCTGCTGCTGGAGGGAACAATCCGGCGATCGCAACCGGAATCTGATACAGGTGAATGA